One Rhinoderma darwinii isolate aRhiDar2 chromosome 6, aRhiDar2.hap1, whole genome shotgun sequence DNA window includes the following coding sequences:
- the PSMG3 gene encoding proteasome assembly chaperone 3 translates to MNTPVADVKPVVVSKQAEEAINGVVTQVVCTAFTDHILVLVTQYGKMGTLISVTPNMVTGDLGKPTLTTKVLLGCDEPLIHVCAKNLVSFVSQESKNKPVLLAVALKDKGANSIKTLKEVIRNCQVW, encoded by the exons ATGAATACACCAGTTGCAGACGTGAAGCCGGTTGTCGTATCCAAACAAGCAGAAGAGGCCATCAATGGAGTGGTCACACAGGTGGTCTGCACCGCGTTCACTGACCACATCCTCGTGCTGGTGACCCAGTATGGGAAAATGGGAACATTAATCTCTGTTACTCCAAACATGGTGACCGGTGACCTGGGGAAACCCACGTTGACCACCAAGGTCCTCCTAGGATGTGATGAA CCCCTTATTCACGTTTGTGCGAAGAATCTGGTGAGCTTCGTGTCACAAGAATCCAAGAACAAGCCGGTGCTCTTGGCTGTGGCATTGAAGGACAAGGGTGCGAACTCTATTAAGACCCTGAAAGAAGTGATAAGGAATTGTCAGGTCTGGTGA